The following nucleotide sequence is from Chloracidobacterium validum.
GGGACAGGAGGCGCTGAGTCGTGTCCTGGCGGTTGCGCAGGAACTGCCCTTGCCCCCAACTGGGCGGTTGGTCGTTGTCCGCAACCTTGACCGGTTGGCCGATACGGACGTTGAACGACTAAAAGATTACGTCCGCCGGCCAGCCACGACAACGACCGTAGTGTTTCAAGCCCCGACCCTGGACAAGCGCCGGGCGTCCACCACGGTCTTGCTCAAGACGGCGACCCTCATCGAGTGTCAGGCGCTTGTCCCCGAAGAAGCTCGCCGGTGGGTGACGGCTTACGCGCGGGAGCGTGGTTTTGAGTTGCCGCCGATGGCGGCCAGTCACTTGATTGGCGCGGTCGGCTGTGATCTCTTGCGTTTGACCAGCGAAGTCGAAAAACTCATGAACTATGTCGGCGTGGGCGGGCGCATCGAACCAGAAGCCGTTGCGGCATTGGTGGTTCGGTCGGCGCAAGAGGATAATTTTGACCTGAGCGAGGCGCTTTGGCAGAGCGACGCCCCACGCGCCCTGCGGACGCTGCACCGGCTGCTTGACCGGGGCGCGGAACCCGTCGCATTGGTTGGATTGCTCGCCTGGCAACTTCGGCAAATGTTGACGGCGCACGAACTCATGGCCGTCAATACGCCCCGCGAGGCGCTGCTACGTGAGCTGCGCTTACCGCCCAGTCGGCT
It contains:
- the holA gene encoding DNA polymerase III subunit delta, which translates into the protein MKATEFLRLPPTTPPDRLYVITGEDSYLQRACVQALRQRVIPEESLWAFNYSEHDLGQEALSRVLAVAQELPLPPTGRLVVVRNLDRLADTDVERLKDYVRRPATTTTVVFQAPTLDKRRASTTVLLKTATLIECQALVPEEARRWVTAYARERGFELPPMAASHLIGAVGCDLLRLTSEVEKLMNYVGVGGRIEPEAVAALVVRSAQEDNFDLSEALWQSDAPRALRTLHRLLDRGAEPVALVGLLAWQLRQMLTAHELMAVNTPREALLRELRLPPSRLTAFLGAVRKQSAPHLHWALMRLQAVDDAIKRGYATPRLNLEFFLCEVLVANQAGYSA